TTGCGGTTGTTGAGCCCGATGTAGCCGAGGTTGAAGCTGGGCCGCTTGTAGAGCACCAGATTTTTATCGGCCTGAATGGCCTTCATGTCGTCGGGTTGCAGGTCGCCCACGAGGTCCACCGTGCCGGCGCGCAGTTCGTTGAGGCGCTGGTTGGGGTCCTTGATGCTGCGAATGATGAGGGTGTCCACTTTCGGCTTGCTGCCCCAGTAGGCCGTATTCGCCCGCAGCGTCACGCGGTCGCCGCTGCGCCAGCTCCCAAAGACGAAGGGGCCGGTGCCCACCGCCGTGCCCTGCGGCGTGCCGTACTTCGCGCCCTGGGCTTTGATGGCCGCCGGGCTGGCAATGCCCCAGTACGACGCGCTCATCTGCACCGGAAACACCGTGTTCGGGCGGGTCAGGTCCACCCGCACCACGGAATCGTTCACTTTGACGATGTTCTTGATGATGGCGTTTTTCTCGCCCTTGTAGCCGCCGAGCAGGTCAGCCACGATGGAAAAGGTCCGGCCCTGGTCGCGCAGGCCGTTGGGGTCGCTCTTGTCCCACCAGCGGCGCAGGTTGAAGACCACGGCGTCGGCATTAAACGGCGTGCCGTCGTGAAACTTGACGCCCCGGCGCAGGGTGAAGGTCCAGCTCGTCGCGTCCTTGTTGGGGGCCCAGCTCGTCGCCAGCCCCGGCGCGAGGTCGGTGCTGCCGGGCTTGACGTTGATCAGGCGGTCATAAATCTGCCGCTGCACGTGCATGGTCACCGAGTCGTGGGCGTTGGCCGATTCCAGCGTGGCGGGTTCGCCGCTGCCGGCGACGACCAGGGTGCCGCTCGCGGCGGCGGAACTGCACAGCAGGGCGGCGAAAAGAGCGCGTTTTTTCATCGGCCTAGAGGGTAGACCATCGCGGGGCGCAGAGGGCGAGGCGGGCTACGTTTGCCGGCTCTCCTGCCCCGTGAGACAAAAAAACCGGAGGTCCCTCACGGAAACCCCCGGTTCTTGGTGTGCGTGGCTCAGGCCACCGGCACCGCGCCTTCACCCTCGGTCTTGGAGGGACCGGCGGGCTTGTTGCGGGTGCGCAGGGGCACCACCGGCACGAACAGGGTGATCAGGAAGCCTGCGAGCGCGAACCAGATCGCGCTGCGGAACATCTTGGTCATGGAAGCGGTAAAGCCGTCTTTCAGGCCCTGGCCGACCTGCTTGCCGAGGGTCTTGGCCTGGGTGTCGAACTGCTGCTTGATGGTCGCGAGCGCCTGCGTCCGGGCCTGCGCCTGCACCTGCGGCTCGCTCGCCAGAATGCCCTGGGCGACGCGGGCGGCGGTGACTTGCGCGGCCTGCGGCGTGGCGAGGGCCTGAGCGGGCAGCCCGCGCACAATCGCCTTGAGCTGTTCCGGGCGGTTGGGGTTACGCAAGATCGCCTGGCGGCCCTTTTCGCCCTTCGCCAGCGCGGCCTGTACGCCCGCCGCCTGCCGGATGACTCCCGCGTGAACCTTCGCGTTCAGCCCGCCGGTCGCCAGCACCTTGAGCTCGTTGGGCAACTGCTTGTTCGCCTGCACGGCGCGCCGGGCGGCTTCGTCGCCGTTGATGGCCTTTTCGATCAGGACGTACTGCTGGTCGAACGCCTTCTTGATCTGCACTTCGGGACCGTTGCCCTTGCCGGTGCTCGCGGCGCGCAGGGTGCCGAGGTCGATGTTCTTGGAGTTCATGGACGAACCGGGCATGGCGGGCAGGTGCTTGGGCAGCTCGTTGTGCAGGTTGTTCATCAGCAGGGTGCCGAAGATCGCTGCGCCGATGGTGGAGCCGATCTGACGGAAAAACTGGCTCGACGAGGTCGCCACGCCGAGCTGCCGCAGCGGCACCGCGCTCTGGATGGCGAGGGTAAAGAGGCTCTGGCTGGGGCCCAGGCCCAGACCGACGATGAACATGCGCCAGTACAGGTCCACGAGGTGCGAGTCCGAGCGGATGCCGGTCAGCGTCCACATGCCCAGAATCAGGATCAGGGCGCCGCCGATCATCCAGGGCTTGTACTTGCCGGTGCGGGCGACGATGTTCCCAGAGGTAATGCTCGACAGCATCAGGCCCAGCATCAGCGGCAACATGCTGGTGCCGCTCGCCGTGGGCGACACGCCCAGCACCATCTGCATGTAGAGCGGCAGGAACATGACCACGCCGAAAAACGCCATGCCCATCACAAAGGAGGCGAGGTTCCCGATGCTGAACATCGGCACATTGAAGAGTGTCAGCGGAATGATGGCGTCGGGCGTGCGCCGCTCGACGAACAGGAAGGCGATCAGGCTCACCAGGCTGCCCGCGAAGAGGCTGATGATGGTGGAGCTGTTCCAGGCGTAGGTGGTGCCGCCCCAGGTGAGTGCGAGCAACAGCGGAATGGTGGTCGCCAGAATCAGCGCCGCGCCCCAGTAGTCGATTTTGCCCTGCATGCGGTGCGCGAGCTTGGGCATCTTGGAGATGATCAGGAACAGGGCCAGAATGCCCAGCGGCAGGTTGGCGTAGAAGGTCCAGCGCCAGGAGAGCGTGTCGGTCAGCCAGCCGCCGATCAGCGGCCCCAGCACCATGCTCAGGCCGAAGATGGCGCCGAACAGGCCGCCGAACTTGGCACGCTCGGTGGGGTCGAACATGTCGGCGAGGATGGTGAACGCGGTGGTAAAGAGCGCCGCGCCGCCGAAGCCCGCCACTGCACGGAAGGCGATGAGCTGGTTCATGCCGCCGCCGAGGAAGTTGCCCAGGAACGGCTCGCCCGCCAGTCCGCACAGCGCCGAGCCGAAGAGGAAGACCAGGATGCCGAAAATCAGAATCGGCTTGCGGCCATAAAGGTCCGAGAGTTTGCCGTAGATGGGCACCATCACCGTGGAGGCGAGCAGGTAGGCGGTGGTGACCCAGGTGTAGAGGTTAAAGCCCTTGAGGTCTTCGATGATGCGCGGCATGGCGGTGCCGACCACGTTCTGCGAGAGCGCGGCGAGCAGGAAAACGACCAGCAGGCCGATCAGGGTGATGCGCTTTTCCTGATCGGTGAAGTGCGGCATCGTTTCGTGATCGGGCACCGGGACTGGAGCCGGCGAGGACTGAAGGGGCGGGGAAGCGGGGTTGGTCATGCAGGCTCCTGGGTGGGGGTGGGGTCGGAAACGCACAGGGGGTCGGTGGCAGAAGCGGGCAGGCCGATGTCGGCCAGAGCCTCGATGGTGTCGAGCAGCATCAGCAGTCGCTCGAATTCGAGGTGCCCGAGGCGCTGACCCGTACTGTCCTTGATGGCCCGGCTGATGTTGTCGAGCATCGCCTGTCCGGCGTCCGTCAGGGTGAGGTGAATGCGGCGCGAGTCCTCACGGTCGATCTGGCGTTCGAGCAGCCCGGCCTTGACCAGTTGTTCGAGATACCGGCTGAGCAGGCTGGGCGGCATGTCGAGCGCTTCGGCGAGCTGTTTGGGATACGCGTGACCGTGGTGAATCGCCTGCAACACAAAGTAGCGGCGGAGGTCGATGCCGTGCCGCTCGGCGAGCAGCGGGCCCACGTCCTGCTTCATGCGGCGGTTGAGGCGCCAGATGCCGCCCAGAAACCGCAGGATGAGTTCGTCGGTCAGTTGCTCCGGCAGCAGCGGCGTGGAAAGCGCACCCGGCTCGGACGGCTTCACCGGACCCCCGGCGGAGGTTGGCTGCCCATCAGGCCCGTTGCGGCGCCCCGTGGGGAAGCAAAGGAAAGGTCAACCATGACCCCAGTTTAGAGCCGTTAGTTCACTTAAGTCAACTAATTTGGGAAGTGAACATCTGCCGATATGGAACTATTGACACACCATGAGATGAGGCGGGGGCAGGATAGACAACGCACCTGCGGGGATTTCCGCGCTGAGGCTGACAAAACACTCGTCGGCGGGTGATTGACGCACTGTCTTGATGAGGGCTTGAGCGGACGCACACATAAATCACACAAACCGCCGTGTAGTTTTCTCCTCAGCTTCAAAGGAAGGCAGCACAGTTTCTAGGGTCGGTGGCAGCTCGCCGCCTACACCTGGGACGCCTTGCCCGACTTCCATCAAGCTACTTCTGTGGCCGCGCCCCTGAGTTTTGAGGCCTGTTCGTTGCCCGGCTTTCCTCACCCTGGCCTTTGTTGCAAGGAGCCCCACATGACCCGACTGACCACCCCTGCCCATCTCACCGCCGCTGCCCTGGGCCTGAGCCTGCTGCTCGCCTCGTGCGGCGCCGGCAGCAACCAGACCGCCGTGACGGACGCCGCCGCCAATGCCCGCCCCGAACAAGCCGGCACCGTGAACGTGACCGACCTGCCGGTAGACCCCTACGTGAAGACGGCGCCTGTGCAATCGCAGGCCACCGAGCCCTACAACATCACCCTGAAGTTTGCCCCCGGCAGCGACCCCAGCGTGGTGAGCGCCATGCAGGCCGCCGCGAACCGCTGGCAGAGCGTGATTACCCAGGGCCAGCCCGACGCCACCGCCAGCATCCCCGCCGGGGCGTGCGGCAGCAACGCGGCGTTCAGCGGCACCATCGACGACATTCTTGTCTTTACCGGCAACACCAGCATTGACGGCCCTGGCGGCGTGCTCGCCCAGAGCGGCCCGTGCAGCGTGCGGACCAGCACCGGCCTGACCACCTACTCCACCCTGGTCTTCGACACCGCCGACCTCGGGCAGTTCAGCGGGCAACTCGCCGACATCGCCGTACACGAGCTGGGGCACTCGCTGGGCATCGGGTCGCTGTGGTCGCGCTTCCGGATCGTCAGCGGCACCGGCACCAGCAACCCCGTCTACACCGGCACCAACGGCGTGCGCGAGTACCGCGCGGCGGGCGGCACCCTCAGCAGCGTGCCCGTCGAGAACCAGGGCGGCCAGGGCACGGCGGGCTCGCACTGGCGCGAAACCACTTTCAAGACCGAGCTGATGACCGGCTACCTCAACAGCGGCGTGGTCAACCCCCTCTCGCGCATGAGCGTGGGCAGCTTGCAGGATATGGGCTACGCGGTCAACTACGCCGCCGCCGACGCCTACCGCGTGCCCAGCGCCGCTGCGTTGAGCGCGGAGAAACTCGAACTCGGCGGGCACGAGCAGATCATCGAGCCGAAGTACCGCAGCGAGTAAGGTTTTTTCGCAGGACATTCACAACAGCAGCGCACCTCGGCCTTGTCGCCTGGGTGCGCTTTTTTGTGGTTGAGGGGGCTGAGCGCATTTGACGGAGAGATTGTGTGCTGTTGACCCTCTACCAAGGGGAGACTTGTAAAGCTGCGAAGCAGAGGGCCTTGCAAAGCAAGGGGTGAGGGTGTCTTTTTTCTGTTTTCTGTCGAAAACTCCAGTGACTGACCGATTGCCGCAGCACATACAGGGCGTCAGTCACGCCAAACAAATGAAAGAGGGAACCGTCCCCGATTCCCCCTCCCCTCCGTTTCTCCTGCCTCAGAACCAGTTTTCCTGCATCTCCACCGTCGTCGGGTCGGCACTCGCCAGCAGTTCGGCCCAGGTGCGGACTTTGGGCAGCTCGTAGCGGGCGAAAAAGCGGGCGGCGTGGAGCTTGCCCTCGTAAAAGTCGCGGTCGTCGCCCCGGGCGTCCGGCAGGGCGCGGGCGGCGGCGAGGCCCTGGCGCAGCCACATCCAGCCGACCACCGTGTGGCCCACCATATCGAGCGCGGCGTTGGCGTTGGCGAGGAAGAGGTCCGGCCCCAGCTCGGCGGCGCGGCCCAGCAGGCTGCCCAGCGCGGCGGCGCACTGACCAATCGCTTCTTGCAGCGCCGTGCGGATGTCGCTCAGTTCCCCCTCCTGCTCGGCGGCCTTCAGGTCGGCCCCCATCTTGCCGAGCAGGACTTGCAGCCCGCGCCCGTTTGCCTGCGTCAGCTTGCGCCCGAGCAGGTCGTTGCCCTGAATGCCCTCGGTGCCCTCGTGAATAGGGTTGAGGCGGTTGTCGCGGTAGTACATCTCCACCGGGGTGTCGCGGGTGTAGCCAGCGCCGCCCATCACCTGAATCGCGTCGCTCAGCGCCTCCTGGCTGTACTTGCTCGGCCACGATTTGACGATGGGGGTCAGCAGGTCGAGCAGAAGCGCGGTGTCGGCCTTCTCCTCCTCCGGGCCGGTATTCAGGTCGTCGACCAGCGAGGCGGCGTAGAGCCCGAGTGCGAGTCCGCCCTCCACAAAGACCTTCTGGCGCAGCAGCATCCGCTTGACATCGGCGTGCTCGATGATGGCGACCGATTCGGCCTGCGGGTCGCGGTTGCTGGCGTGTCGGCCCTGGCGGCGGTCACGGGCGTATTCCAGGCTCGCGAGGTAGCCCGCGTAGCCGCTCATGACGGCGCCCATGCCCACGCCGATGCGGGCCTCGTTCATCATGTGGAACATTTGCGCCAGGCCCCGGCCCGGTTCGCCCACGAGTTCACCGATGGTTTCGCCGCCCTCGCCGAAGTTGAGCAGCGTGTTGGTGGTGCCCCGGTGTCCAAGCTTGTGGTTCAGGCCCGCCAGCACGACGTGGTTACTTTCGCCCACGCTGCCGTCGGGATTGATGCGGTAGCGCGGCACCAGAAACAGCGAGATGCCCTTCACGCCGGCCGGAGCGCCTTTGATGCGTGCGAGGACGAGGTGGACGATATTCTCCGTGAGTTCGTGCTCGCCGCCCGAAATCCACATCTTGGTGCCGGTGATGGAGTAGGTGCCGTCGTCACGCAAGGTCGCCGTGGTCGTGATGTCGGCCAGCCCGGACCCCGCCTGCGGCTCGGAAAGCGCCATCGTGCCGAACCAGCGGCCTTCGAGCAGCGGCAGCAGATATTTTTCCTGCTGCTCGGGGCTGCCGAACTCGCGTTGCAGGTTGGCGTTGCCGATGGTCAGGAAGGTGTAGCTCGCGGTGCCGGGGTTGGCCGCCTGAAAGTTGGCCTGCACCGCCTGCATGACCACCCAGGGGAGTTGCAGCCCGCCGAGTTCCTCGTCGTGGTGCGCCGAGAAAAACCCGGCGTCACGGAAGGCCTCGACCGCCTGCTGCGCCTCGGGCACCAGCTTGACCTTGCCGTCTACAACATGCGGCTCATTCACGTCGGCGGCGCGGGCGTGGTTGGCGAAATACTTCTCGGCCACGTTGTAGGCGACGTTGAGCACGTCCTGATAGACCTCGCGCGAGTGTTCGGCGAAGCGGGGGCGCTCGGGCAACTGGGCGGTGTCGAGCACCTCGAACAGTTGAAATTGCAGGTCGCGTTTATTCAAAAAAGGAGCCATCAGGACCAACCTCCGGAGGAAAAAGGGGCGCAGGGACGGGAAGCAGCGGCAAACGCAGCAGGCAGAAAAATGTCCGTCAACGTTTACTTTGTACGTTGGCGTTACTATAGGGCACACCCGCCTGACCGTCTCTCTCTTTTCTTCCTCTTCGCCCCTTGCTCCTCGTCCCAGCTTTTTCCGGAGGTTTTGCCATGCGTGCCCTCGTTTGCCAGCAGTTCGACCAGCCCGAAACCCTGACCGTTCTTGAGAGCCCCGACCCCACGCCCGGCGCCGGCGAGGTCGTGATTGCCGTGGAAGCCGCCGGCGTCAACTTCCCCGACGCCCTGATGGTGATGGGCCAGTACCAGGTTCGCCCGCCGCTGCCCTTCGTGGCGGGGGCCGAGGCCGCCGGAACCGTCGCCGCCATGGGCGAGGGCGTGCGGCACCTCAAGCCCGGTCAGAACGTGGTGGCCTTTACCGGCACCGGGGCTTTCGCGTCGCATCTGGTGGCGCCTGCCTCCAATGTGATTCCGCTGCCGCCCGGCTTTCCGGCGGACGTGGCGGCGACGCTGCCGCTCGCTTACGGCACCACCCTGCACGCCCTGATTCAGCGCGGGCAACTGAAAGAAGGCGAAACGCTGCTGGTCCTCGGCGCGGCGGGCGGTGTGGGGCTGGCCGCCGTGATGATCGGCAAGGCGCTCGGCGCACGGGTCATCGCGGCAGCGTCCACGCCGGAAAAATGCGCGGTGGCGAGTGAGCACGGCGCCGACGAAGTCATCAACTACACGGACGAGGACCTGCGCGAGCGGCTCAAGGCGCTGACCGGCAAAAAGGGCCTGGACGTGGTGTTCGACCCGGTGGGCGACCGCTACGCCGAACCCGCTTTCCGCTCGCTCGGCTGGAACGGGCGCTACCTCGTCATCGGCTTCGCGGGCGGCGAGATTCCCAAGCTGCCGCTCAACCTGCCGCTGCTCAAGGGCTCCAGCCTCGTCGGCGTGTTCTGGGGCGAATTCGCGCAGCGCGAGCCGAAGGCCAATGCCGAGAACATGGCGCGGCTCATCGGCTGGATTGCCGAGGGCAAAGTACGCCCCCTCGTCAGTGAGCGCTACCCGCTGGAGCGCGGCTCCGAGGCGCTGCGGGCGCTGCTGGGGCGACAGGTGACGGGG
The nucleotide sequence above comes from Deinococcus radiodurans R1 = ATCC 13939 = DSM 20539. Encoded proteins:
- a CDS encoding ABC transporter substrate-binding protein gives rise to the protein MKKRALFAALLCSSAAASGTLVVAGSGEPATLESANAHDSVTMHVQRQIYDRLINVKPGSTDLAPGLATSWAPNKDATSWTFTLRRGVKFHDGTPFNADAVVFNLRRWWDKSDPNGLRDQGRTFSIVADLLGGYKGEKNAIIKNIVKVNDSVVRVDLTRPNTVFPVQMSASYWGIASPAAIKAQGAKYGTPQGTAVGTGPFVFGSWRSGDRVTLRANTAYWGSKPKVDTLIIRSIKDPNQRLNELRAGTVDLVGDLQPDDMKAIQADKNLVLYKRPSFNLGYIGLNNRNEYLKNPKVRQAISMAINRRAVVDAFWSGLGRTDTSIVPPALGWATSSKVPADYKFDPAAAKKLLAEAGYPNGFTLDFWYMPITRSYFPQPKASAEAMAADLADVGIKVNLKTEDWAKYLDDLFAGRLSMFQIGLIGDYGDPDYFYGALYNPTSTNDIGWNAPAELDTLLQQARSGLTRQARAQAYARIHELTYNAGYRIPLVHSQSVAAARSYVKGWVLSPFSSEPYNTVSLVGKSWKKK
- a CDS encoding MDR family MFS transporter — its product is MTNPASPPLQSSPAPVPVPDHETMPHFTDQEKRITLIGLLVVFLLAALSQNVVGTAMPRIIEDLKGFNLYTWVTTAYLLASTVMVPIYGKLSDLYGRKPILIFGILVFLFGSALCGLAGEPFLGNFLGGGMNQLIAFRAVAGFGGAALFTTAFTILADMFDPTERAKFGGLFGAIFGLSMVLGPLIGGWLTDTLSWRWTFYANLPLGILALFLIISKMPKLAHRMQGKIDYWGAALILATTIPLLLALTWGGTTYAWNSSTIISLFAGSLVSLIAFLFVERRTPDAIIPLTLFNVPMFSIGNLASFVMGMAFFGVVMFLPLYMQMVLGVSPTASGTSMLPLMLGLMLSSITSGNIVARTGKYKPWMIGGALILILGMWTLTGIRSDSHLVDLYWRMFIVGLGLGPSQSLFTLAIQSAVPLRQLGVATSSSQFFRQIGSTIGAAIFGTLLMNNLHNELPKHLPAMPGSSMNSKNIDLGTLRAASTGKGNGPEVQIKKAFDQQYVLIEKAINGDEAARRAVQANKQLPNELKVLATGGLNAKVHAGVIRQAAGVQAALAKGEKGRQAILRNPNRPEQLKAIVRGLPAQALATPQAAQVTAARVAQGILASEPQVQAQARTQALATIKQQFDTQAKTLGKQVGQGLKDGFTASMTKMFRSAIWFALAGFLITLFVPVVPLRTRNKPAGPSKTEGEGAVPVA
- a CDS encoding MarR family winged helix-turn-helix transcriptional regulator, producing MKPSEPGALSTPLLPEQLTDELILRFLGGIWRLNRRMKQDVGPLLAERHGIDLRRYFVLQAIHHGHAYPKQLAEALDMPPSLLSRYLEQLVKAGLLERQIDREDSRRIHLTLTDAGQAMLDNISRAIKDSTGQRLGHLEFERLLMLLDTIEALADIGLPASATDPLCVSDPTPTQEPA
- a CDS encoding leishmanolysin-related zinc metalloendopeptidase is translated as MTRLTTPAHLTAAALGLSLLLASCGAGSNQTAVTDAAANARPEQAGTVNVTDLPVDPYVKTAPVQSQATEPYNITLKFAPGSDPSVVSAMQAAANRWQSVITQGQPDATASIPAGACGSNAAFSGTIDDILVFTGNTSIDGPGGVLAQSGPCSVRTSTGLTTYSTLVFDTADLGQFSGQLADIAVHELGHSLGIGSLWSRFRIVSGTGTSNPVYTGTNGVREYRAAGGTLSSVPVENQGGQGTAGSHWRETTFKTELMTGYLNSGVVNPLSRMSVGSLQDMGYAVNYAAADAYRVPSAAALSAEKLELGGHEQIIEPKYRSE
- a CDS encoding acyl-CoA dehydrogenase, with amino-acid sequence MAPFLNKRDLQFQLFEVLDTAQLPERPRFAEHSREVYQDVLNVAYNVAEKYFANHARAADVNEPHVVDGKVKLVPEAQQAVEAFRDAGFFSAHHDEELGGLQLPWVVMQAVQANFQAANPGTASYTFLTIGNANLQREFGSPEQQEKYLLPLLEGRWFGTMALSEPQAGSGLADITTTATLRDDGTYSITGTKMWISGGEHELTENIVHLVLARIKGAPAGVKGISLFLVPRYRINPDGSVGESNHVVLAGLNHKLGHRGTTNTLLNFGEGGETIGELVGEPGRGLAQMFHMMNEARIGVGMGAVMSGYAGYLASLEYARDRRQGRHASNRDPQAESVAIIEHADVKRMLLRQKVFVEGGLALGLYAASLVDDLNTGPEEEKADTALLLDLLTPIVKSWPSKYSQEALSDAIQVMGGAGYTRDTPVEMYYRDNRLNPIHEGTEGIQGNDLLGRKLTQANGRGLQVLLGKMGADLKAAEQEGELSDIRTALQEAIGQCAAALGSLLGRAAELGPDLFLANANAALDMVGHTVVGWMWLRQGLAAARALPDARGDDRDFYEGKLHAARFFARYELPKVRTWAELLASADPTTVEMQENWF
- a CDS encoding NADPH:quinone oxidoreductase family protein translates to MRALVCQQFDQPETLTVLESPDPTPGAGEVVIAVEAAGVNFPDALMVMGQYQVRPPLPFVAGAEAAGTVAAMGEGVRHLKPGQNVVAFTGTGAFASHLVAPASNVIPLPPGFPADVAATLPLAYGTTLHALIQRGQLKEGETLLVLGAAGGVGLAAVMIGKALGARVIAAASTPEKCAVASEHGADEVINYTDEDLRERLKALTGKKGLDVVFDPVGDRYAEPAFRSLGWNGRYLVIGFAGGEIPKLPLNLPLLKGSSLVGVFWGEFAQREPKANAENMARLIGWIAEGKVRPLVSERYPLERGSEALRALLGRQVTGKVVITP